A genomic stretch from Telopea speciosissima isolate NSW1024214 ecotype Mountain lineage chromosome 7, Tspe_v1, whole genome shotgun sequence includes:
- the LOC122670017 gene encoding uncharacterized protein LOC122670017, with protein MPNKASTLAPSGNLMLRNVPPVKASSSVVQPEMENNTVKVLEKLKEFHGWADNSLTEDIVAAVNNNFDQASTPLKDMVTSSSSSEENKPVDLAELKAVIWGCLDDMKPEPMDGGVIFENKLSNGTMDIKLLSRPLMSLPAEPERKEDDVYLTHRKDAVRMKRNLMLRNVSPAKALSSVLQPEMDFPIPIDDNDSKRQPSDGNPSRTLDNKVVKENNTIKVLEKLKELYGGADNSLTEDIVAAVNNNFDQASNPMKGMVTSSSSSEEDKSVDLAELKAVIRGCLDDMKSELMSLPAEPVREEDDVYLTHRKDAIRVVRSASQYTLAAKNAFLRGDHFSAQQLSLKAQEEWRLAKQLNASAAEEILTITNRKNNIWKLDLHGLHACEAVHALQKHLQKIETQMPLNCAVPLKKVKPKVGIVCPPLVETHSCKGMELKADVQNYTLSSRRWAILEVITGKGNHSRRKPVLPSTIRSFLLENGCIGECILTIDFPTHEFHCLADIVLR; from the exons ATGCCAAATAAGGCAAGCACTCTTGCTCCCTCTGGAAACTTAATGCTGAGAAATGTTCCACCAGTGAAGGCTTCTTCATCAGTAGTACAACCTGAAATGGA AAATAATACCGTTAAGGTTCTTGAGAAGCTGAAAGAGTTCCATGGCTGGGCTGACAATAGTTTGACTGAGGACATTGTAGCTGCTGTGAACAACAATTTTGACCAGGCTTCTACTCCATTGAAAGATATGGTTACATCCAGTAGCAGCTCTGAAGAGAATAAGCCAGTAGACCTTGCAGAACTGAAAGCTGTTATTTGGGGCTGTCTTGATGACATGAAGCCTGAACCGATGGATGGAGgtgttatttttgaaaataagttATCTAATGGTACTATGGACATTAAACTGTTGTCAAGGCCCTTAATGTCTCTACCTGCTGAGCCTGAGCGAAAAGAGGACGATGTATACTTGACCCATCGTAAAGATGCAGTAAGAATGAAAAG AAACTTAATGCTGAGAAATGTTTCACCAGCGAAGGCTCTCTCATCAGTGCTCCAACCTGAAATGGACTTTCCAATTCCCATTGATGACAATGATTCAAAAAGACAACCATCAGATGGTAATCCTAGTAGGACACTTGATAATAAGGTTGTGAAGGAAAATAATACCATTAAGGTTCTTGAGAAGCTGAAAGAGCTCTATGGTGGGGCTGACAATAGTTTGACTGAGGACATTGTAGCTGCTGTGAACAACAATTTTGACCAGGCTTCTAATCCAATGAAGGGAATGGTTACATCCAGCAGCAGCTCTGAAGAGGATAAGTCAGTAGACCTTGCAGAATTGAAAGCTGTTATTCGGGGCTGTCTTGATGACATGAAGTCTGAATTGAT GTCTCTACCTGCTGAGCCTGTGCGGGAAGAGGACGATGTATACTTGACCCATCGTAAAGATGCGATAAGAGTGGTAAG GTCAGCATCTCAGTATACACTAGCAGCCAAGAACGCCTTTCTAAGAGGTGACCACTTCTCTGCTCAACAGCTCTCACTTAAGGCCCAAGAAGAATGGAGGCTTGCTAAACAGCTGAATGCATCGGCAGCTGAGGAAATTTTAACTATtacaaatagaaaaaataatatatggAAGTTGGACTTACATGGCCTCCATGCATGCGAAGCTGTGCATGCCTTACAGAAGCATCTTCAGAAGATTGAAACACAGATGCCTTTGAATTGTGCTGTACCTCTCAAGAAAGTCAAGCCCAAAGTTGGAATAGTATGTCCTCCATTGGTCGAGACACATAGTTGCAAGGGCATGGAGTTGAAGGCTGATGTTCAAAACTACACGTTATCCAGTCGGAGATGGGCAATATTGGAGGTTATAACAG GGAAGGGTAACCACAGCCGACGAAAACCTGTTCTTCCTTCAACAATCAGAAGTTTCCTCCTTGAGAATGG ATGCATTGGAGAATGTATCTTGACCATAGATTTCCCAACCCATGAATTCCATTGTCTTGCAGATATCGTTTTAAGATGA